The Amycolatopsis sp. DG1A-15b genome window below encodes:
- a CDS encoding sugar ABC transporter substrate-binding protein, whose translation MPVVRRALVLTASATSAALLAACSPSPAPSAPGGADAPAATSITELDYYADEQGSAAWQKILDTCATQTGIKIERQKVPTAQMLPKVLQGASSKTLPNLLFTDNPTLQQVAATGALTPLTDYGITTDGYYPGIAKAGTYQDKLYGVAPGVNGLALIYNKDLLQAAGVEPPKTWDELKTAAAKLTKDGKYGLSFSAISSEEGTWQFLPFFWSNGAELSQLDSPQATQALQYVTDLVNSGSASKSVVTWSQNDVADQFVSGNTAMMINGSWNIARLDEQKSLHYGVVPIPVPQAGGKPVVALGGEVGAVPVTSGPAQQAAGKVLSCILSEPTMLEWSKAHAYIPSKTAVAQKFGTEQPSMQAFVDEVGTARSRTAELGEKYPKVSQALADALQAALTGKTPVDQALKAAQQASGS comes from the coding sequence ATGCCCGTAGTCCGTCGCGCCCTCGTCCTCACCGCGAGCGCCACGAGTGCCGCGCTGCTGGCCGCCTGCAGTCCCAGCCCGGCCCCGTCCGCACCCGGCGGCGCCGATGCCCCGGCCGCCACGTCGATCACCGAACTCGACTACTACGCCGACGAGCAGGGGTCCGCCGCCTGGCAGAAGATCCTCGACACCTGCGCCACGCAGACCGGGATCAAGATCGAGCGCCAGAAGGTGCCGACGGCCCAGATGCTGCCGAAGGTCCTGCAGGGCGCCAGCTCGAAGACGCTGCCGAACCTGCTCTTCACCGACAACCCGACGCTGCAGCAGGTCGCCGCCACCGGCGCGCTGACCCCGCTGACCGACTACGGGATCACCACCGACGGCTACTACCCGGGCATCGCCAAGGCCGGCACCTACCAGGACAAGCTGTACGGCGTCGCCCCGGGCGTCAACGGCCTCGCGCTGATCTACAACAAGGACCTCCTGCAGGCCGCGGGCGTCGAGCCGCCGAAGACGTGGGACGAGCTGAAGACCGCCGCGGCGAAGCTGACCAAGGACGGCAAGTACGGCCTCTCCTTCTCCGCCATCTCGTCGGAAGAGGGCACCTGGCAGTTCCTGCCGTTCTTCTGGAGCAACGGCGCCGAACTGTCGCAATTGGACTCGCCGCAGGCGACGCAGGCGCTGCAGTACGTCACCGACCTGGTGAACTCGGGTTCGGCGTCGAAGTCCGTGGTGACCTGGAGCCAGAACGACGTCGCCGACCAGTTCGTCAGCGGCAACACGGCGATGATGATCAACGGGTCGTGGAACATCGCGCGGCTCGACGAGCAGAAGTCGCTGCACTACGGCGTCGTCCCGATCCCGGTGCCGCAGGCCGGCGGCAAGCCTGTGGTCGCGCTCGGTGGTGAGGTCGGCGCCGTGCCGGTGACCAGCGGGCCCGCCCAGCAGGCGGCCGGCAAGGTGCTCTCCTGCATCCTCTCCGAGCCGACGATGCTCGAGTGGAGCAAGGCGCACGCCTACATCCCGTCGAAGACGGCGGTGGCCCAGAAGTTCGGCACCGAGCAGCCGTCGATGCAGGCGTTCGTCGACGAGGTCGGCACGGCCCGCTCCCGCACCGCCGAACTCGGCGAGAAGTACCCGAAGGTCTCGCAGGCGCTGGCCGACGCGCTCCAGGCGGCGCTGACCGGGAAGACCCCGGTCGACCAGGCCCTCAAGGCCGCCCAGCAGGCGAGCGGCTCGTGA
- a CDS encoding LacI family DNA-binding transcriptional regulator, with product MVTINDVANAAGVAPSTVSYVISGKRSISPKTRRLVEDSIRKLGYHPHAGARALASSKTNVLALVVPLRTDLNVAVVMEFVASAVTAARAHDHDLLLLTKDEGPAALQRVASSAIADALMVMDVETADPRVPMLLALDLPVVLIGVPDHPAGLSCVDLDFTAAASACVAHLAELGHRSIALIGPSPAVYRRGTSYATRFLRGFDEATKSRDLRAASHACAHSYEAVSACLDELLAAEPGLTGLVVHNEAVLPGLLSDLRHRGLRVPEDISVIAVCPDSMAEQHVVSLTNVAIPAEEVGTQAVEMTMRRLAGHTTPEVRLLGPRLTRRESTASPRPCPSGQK from the coding sequence GTGGTCACGATCAACGACGTCGCCAACGCGGCCGGGGTCGCTCCCAGCACGGTGTCGTACGTGATCAGCGGCAAACGCTCAATTTCGCCGAAGACCCGGCGGCTGGTCGAGGACAGCATCCGCAAGCTCGGCTACCACCCGCACGCCGGGGCGCGGGCGCTGGCCAGCAGCAAGACCAACGTGCTCGCGCTGGTCGTGCCGCTGCGCACGGACCTCAACGTCGCCGTCGTGATGGAGTTCGTCGCCTCGGCGGTCACCGCGGCCCGCGCGCACGACCACGACCTGCTGCTGCTCACCAAGGACGAGGGACCCGCCGCGCTGCAGCGGGTGGCGTCCTCGGCGATCGCCGACGCCCTGATGGTGATGGACGTCGAAACCGCCGACCCGCGGGTGCCGATGCTGCTGGCCCTCGACCTGCCGGTGGTGCTCATCGGCGTGCCCGACCACCCGGCCGGGCTGAGCTGCGTCGACCTCGACTTCACCGCGGCGGCCTCGGCCTGCGTCGCGCACCTGGCCGAGCTCGGCCACCGCTCGATCGCGCTGATCGGCCCGTCCCCGGCCGTCTACCGCCGCGGCACGAGTTACGCGACGCGGTTCCTCCGTGGCTTCGACGAAGCCACGAAGAGCCGTGACCTGCGTGCGGCCTCGCACGCGTGCGCCCACTCCTACGAGGCGGTGAGCGCCTGCCTCGACGAGCTGCTCGCCGCCGAGCCCGGCCTGACCGGCCTGGTCGTGCACAACGAGGCCGTGCTGCCCGGGCTGCTGTCGGACCTGCGCCACCGCGGCCTGCGGGTGCCCGAGGACATCTCGGTCATCGCCGTGTGCCCGGACAGCATGGCCGAGCAGCACGTCGTCTCGCTGACCAACGTGGCCATCCCGGCCGAAGAGGTCGGCACCCAGGCCGTCGAAATGACCATGCGCCGGCTCGCCGGCCACACCACCCCGGAGGTCCGGCTGCTCGGACCCCGCCTGACCCGGCGCGAAAGCACCGCGTCGCCGCGCCCTTGCCCATCCGGCCAAAAGTAG
- a CDS encoding glycoside hydrolase family 3 protein — protein MRLSLIRRALFPAVAATLLLASSPALAAPPPPFRDPSLPLATRIDDLLSRLTADEKISLLHQYEPAIPRLGIGVFKTGTEALHGVAWSTDYDNKGAVVKADGTVFPQAIGLATTWNPALVKQVGAAVGQEARGFNVRNPTLWGLNLWAPVVNLLRDPRWGRNEEGYSEDPHLTGELATAYGRGMQGDDPRYLQAAPTLKHFLAYNNEVNRDTSNSSVPPKILHDYDEQAFKIPLQAGAANAVMPSYNLVNGRPNHVSPDLDGALRKWAPQDIAVVSDAGAPSNLVNSEKYYATKAEGDAAAIKAGLDSFTDNDTDGSITTAAVKEALSKGLLTMADVENADRHLLSLRFRLGEFDPPGRNPYAKITPAVINSPEHQALARKTADEQIVLLRNNGGALPLNPAKNKKIAVVGPLSNTLYEDWYAGAMQYKVTPVQGIKERLGSAGTVASSEGVDRIALKDLSTGKYLTAPATTGKVTAGGTVAGTAESFDVYDWGAGKNTLRAAANGKFLSYSGGALVNDVDQPAGWFVQQQLKLDAQPDGSYVLEYAGNEVNEPWFGPNKFAVVGADGVLTISSPDAAHATKFGRDVLTSGVGSAVAAAKDADTAVVVVGSMPFINGREANDRTSTELAPAQRALIEAVQKANPHTVVVVENSYPTTGWDTLSVPGILWTSHAGQETGHAVADVLFGDKDPSGRLTQTWYASDAGLPGILDYDIAKTGMTYQYYRGKPLFPFGYGLSYTSFRYDGVRVSQSGGKVQVSVDVTNTGARTGSDVVQLYSSARQSRVQQPVKQLRDFSKLTLAPKETRTVRFDVPVADLAFWDVTRGKSVVESGVYDFSVGRNATDVAGSRPVYVAGERIPARDLTHTTQAENFDAYQGTTLTDTAKVAGTSVAATAGSWLAFKDVALGGPQKFTASASKAEAGTTKITVRLDSPSGRVLGTVPVPSTGDRYAYATATAALAKASGRHDVYLTFDGPVNLATFSLR, from the coding sequence GTGCGCTTGTCCCTCATCCGCCGTGCCCTGTTCCCGGCGGTGGCCGCGACCCTGCTGCTGGCTTCGTCGCCGGCGCTCGCGGCACCGCCACCACCCTTCCGCGATCCGTCACTGCCCCTGGCGACGCGGATCGACGACCTGCTGTCCCGGTTGACGGCGGACGAGAAGATCTCGCTGCTGCACCAGTACGAGCCGGCCATCCCGCGCCTCGGCATCGGGGTCTTCAAGACCGGCACCGAAGCCCTGCACGGCGTCGCCTGGTCGACCGACTACGACAACAAAGGTGCCGTCGTCAAGGCCGACGGCACCGTGTTCCCGCAGGCCATCGGCCTGGCAACCACCTGGAACCCGGCGCTGGTGAAGCAGGTGGGCGCGGCCGTCGGGCAGGAGGCCCGCGGCTTCAACGTCCGCAACCCGACGCTGTGGGGCCTCAACCTGTGGGCCCCGGTGGTGAACCTGCTGCGCGACCCGCGGTGGGGCCGCAACGAGGAGGGCTACTCCGAGGACCCGCATCTCACCGGCGAGCTCGCGACCGCCTACGGCCGTGGCATGCAGGGTGACGACCCGCGGTACCTGCAGGCCGCCCCGACGCTGAAGCACTTCCTCGCCTACAACAACGAGGTCAACCGCGACACCAGCAACTCCTCGGTGCCGCCGAAGATCCTGCACGACTACGACGAGCAGGCGTTCAAGATCCCGCTGCAGGCGGGCGCGGCCAACGCCGTCATGCCGTCGTACAACCTGGTCAACGGCCGCCCCAACCACGTGAGCCCGGACCTCGACGGCGCGCTGCGGAAGTGGGCGCCGCAGGACATCGCCGTCGTCAGCGACGCCGGCGCGCCGTCCAACCTGGTCAACTCGGAGAAGTACTACGCCACCAAGGCCGAAGGGGACGCGGCGGCGATCAAGGCGGGGCTCGACAGCTTCACCGACAACGACACCGACGGCTCGATCACCACCGCCGCGGTCAAGGAGGCCCTGAGCAAGGGCCTGCTGACCATGGCCGACGTCGAAAACGCCGACCGCCACCTGCTTTCGCTGCGGTTCCGGCTCGGCGAGTTCGACCCGCCGGGACGCAACCCCTACGCGAAGATCACCCCGGCCGTCATCAACTCGCCGGAGCACCAGGCGCTGGCGCGCAAGACCGCCGACGAGCAGATCGTGCTGCTGCGCAACAACGGCGGCGCGCTGCCGCTGAACCCGGCGAAGAACAAGAAGATCGCGGTCGTCGGCCCGCTCTCGAACACGCTGTACGAAGACTGGTACGCCGGCGCGATGCAGTACAAGGTCACCCCGGTGCAGGGCATCAAGGAGCGGCTCGGCTCGGCGGGCACGGTCGCTTCGTCCGAAGGCGTGGACCGGATCGCGCTGAAGGACCTCTCGACCGGCAAGTACCTCACGGCGCCCGCCACCACCGGCAAGGTGACCGCGGGCGGGACCGTCGCGGGCACCGCCGAATCCTTCGACGTCTACGACTGGGGGGCGGGCAAGAACACGCTGCGGGCGGCCGCGAACGGCAAGTTCCTCAGCTACTCCGGCGGCGCGCTGGTCAACGACGTCGACCAGCCGGCGGGCTGGTTCGTGCAGCAGCAGCTGAAGCTGGACGCGCAGCCGGACGGCAGCTACGTGCTCGAGTACGCCGGCAACGAGGTGAACGAGCCGTGGTTCGGCCCGAACAAGTTCGCCGTCGTCGGCGCGGACGGCGTCTTGACGATCTCCTCCCCGGACGCCGCGCACGCGACGAAGTTCGGCCGGGACGTGCTGACCAGCGGTGTCGGCAGCGCGGTCGCCGCGGCCAAGGACGCGGACACCGCCGTCGTCGTGGTCGGCAGCATGCCGTTCATCAACGGCCGCGAGGCGAACGACCGCACGAGCACCGAGCTCGCCCCGGCGCAGCGCGCGCTGATCGAGGCGGTGCAGAAGGCGAACCCGCACACCGTCGTCGTGGTGGAGAACAGCTACCCGACGACCGGCTGGGACACGCTGTCGGTGCCCGGCATCCTGTGGACCAGCCACGCCGGGCAGGAAACCGGGCACGCCGTCGCCGACGTGCTCTTCGGCGACAAGGACCCGAGCGGGCGGCTCACCCAGACCTGGTACGCCTCCGACGCGGGGCTGCCGGGCATCCTCGACTACGACATCGCGAAGACCGGGATGACGTACCAGTACTACCGCGGGAAGCCGCTGTTCCCGTTCGGCTACGGGCTCAGCTACACCAGTTTCCGCTACGACGGCGTGCGCGTGTCCCAGTCCGGCGGGAAGGTCCAGGTGAGCGTCGACGTGACGAACACCGGCGCCCGCACCGGGTCCGACGTCGTCCAGCTCTACTCGAGCGCGCGGCAGTCCCGCGTCCAGCAGCCGGTGAAGCAGCTGCGTGACTTCTCGAAGCTCACCCTGGCGCCGAAGGAGACCCGCACGGTGCGGTTCGACGTGCCGGTGGCGGACCTGGCCTTCTGGGACGTCACGCGCGGGAAGTCCGTGGTGGAGAGCGGGGTCTACGACTTCTCGGTCGGCCGCAACGCCACCGACGTGGCCGGCTCGCGGCCGGTCTACGTCGCGGGGGAGCGGATCCCGGCCCGGGACCTGACCCACACGACGCAGGCGGAGAACTTCGACGCCTACCAGGGGACGACGCTGACGGACACGGCGAAGGTGGCGGGCACGTCCGTCGCGGCGACCGCCGGCAGCTGGCTGGCGTTCAAGGACGTCGCACTGGGCGGCCCGCAGAAGTTCACGGCGTCGGCGTCCAAGGCGGAGGCCGGCACGACGAAGATCACGGTCCGCCTCGACTCGCCGTCCGGCCGCGTGCTGGGCACGGTCCCGGTTCCCTCGACCGGCGACCGGTACGCGTACGCGACGGCGACCGCGGCACTGGCGAAGGCGAGCGGCCGGCACGACGTGTACCTGACGTTCGACGGGCCGGTGAACCTGGCGACGTTCTCGCTGCGGTGA
- a CDS encoding SAM-dependent methyltransferase — translation MTGELSWVPPEIDTSVPNPARVYDFWLDGDHNFAADRALGEQILQIMPGIRDAARLNRAFLRRAARYMVAAGVRQFLDVGSGIPTVGNLHEIVQQADPACRVVYVDREPVAVAHSELLLQGNDNCAVLQADLRDVNDIFDAEPARRLLDPGQPTGVFMLLLLHFVPDSWDPAGILARYRDRLAPGSFLALTHVAADSGSAGLDEAIEVYTSKQNQQNRPFPRTHDQVLRFFEGFDLVEPGLVGCAMWNPEGVGDMSDSPAVNSLPYAGVGRKP, via the coding sequence GTGACCGGAGAACTGAGCTGGGTGCCACCGGAGATCGACACCTCGGTGCCGAACCCGGCCCGGGTGTACGACTTCTGGCTCGACGGGGACCACAACTTCGCCGCCGACCGGGCGCTCGGGGAGCAGATCCTGCAGATCATGCCCGGCATCCGCGACGCCGCCCGGCTCAACCGCGCCTTCCTGCGCCGCGCCGCGCGGTACATGGTGGCGGCCGGGGTCCGGCAGTTCCTCGACGTCGGCTCCGGCATCCCGACCGTCGGGAACCTGCACGAGATCGTCCAGCAGGCCGACCCGGCGTGCCGGGTGGTGTACGTCGACCGCGAGCCGGTCGCCGTCGCCCACAGCGAGCTGCTGCTGCAGGGCAACGACAACTGCGCGGTGCTCCAGGCCGACCTGCGCGACGTCAACGACATCTTCGACGCCGAGCCGGCCCGCCGGCTGCTCGACCCCGGGCAGCCGACCGGCGTGTTCATGTTGCTGCTGCTGCACTTCGTGCCCGACTCCTGGGACCCGGCCGGCATCCTGGCCCGCTACCGCGACCGCCTCGCGCCGGGCAGTTTCCTGGCCCTCACCCACGTGGCGGCGGACTCCGGGTCGGCGGGCCTCGACGAAGCGATCGAGGTGTACACGAGCAAGCAGAACCAGCAGAACCGCCCGTTCCCGCGCACGCACGACCAGGTGCTCCGGTTCTTCGAGGGCTTCGACCTGGTCGAACCGGGCCTGGTCGGCTGCGCGATGTGGAACCCCGAGGGCGTCGGCGACATGTCCGACAGCCCGGCGGTCAACTCCCTCCCGTACGCCGGCGTGGGCCGGAAACCGTAG